Proteins encoded within one genomic window of Streptomyces sp. NBC_00523:
- a CDS encoding IS5 family transposase (programmed frameshift) has protein sequence MGRGTWSWIVPDGLWEFAEPLILPSKVRPQGGGTQDMPDETLFAAIVYVLVSGCAWRALPPCFGISKSTAHRRFLIWSRAGVWGRLHKEILHRLDDAALLDLSRAVLDSAHVRAKKGGELTGPSPVDRGKPGSKMHVLSDANGLPLLVGLSAANTHDSLALKPMITGHQTRHDPHRGRYFKPRRLHADKAYDVPHLRKWLWGKHIGVRIARKSIESSERLGRRRWVIERTMSWLTSYRRLNHRYERDSRNYLALLGLAATLCCYKRLARLTT, from the exons ATGGGGCGGGGTACGTGGAGTTGGATTGTTCCGGACGGGCTGTGGGAGTTCGCGGAGCCGCTGATCCTGCCGTCGAAGGTGCGGCCGCAGGGCGGCGGGACGCAGGACATGCCTGATGAGACGCTGTTCGCCGCGATCGTCTACGTGCTGGTCAGCGGGTGTGCCTGGCGGGCGCTGCCGCCGTGCTTCGGGATATCGAAGTCGACGGCCCACCGCAGGTTCCTGATCTGGTCAAGAGCCGGCGTCTGGGGCCGGCTCCACAAGGAGATCCTGCACCGCCTGGACGATGCAGCCCTCCTCGACCTGTCCCGCGCGGTCCTGGACTCCGCGCACGTGAGGGCTAAGAAAG GGGGCGAACTCACAGGACCGAGCCCCGTGGACCGGGGCAAGCCGGGTTCCAAGATGCACGTCCTGTCGGACGCGAACGGACTGCCCCTCCTTGTCGGCCTCTCCGCGGCAAACACCCACGACAGCCTCGCCCTGAAGCCCATGATCACAGGTCACCAAACGAGACACGACCCCCACCGCGGCCGCTACTTCAAGCCCCGGCGCCTCCACGCAGACAAGGCATACGACGTCCCTCACCTGCGGAAATGGTTATGGGGCAAGCACATCGGCGTCCGCATCGCCCGCAAGAGCATCGAGTCCAGCGAACGATTGGGGCGCCGACGATGGGTCATCGAACGCACGATGTCCTGGCTGACCAGCTACCGCAGACTCAACCACCGCTACGAACGCGATTCCCGCAACTACCTGGCCTTACTCGGCCTCGCCGCCACCCTCTGCTGCTACAAACGACTCGCCCGTCTCACCACATAG
- a CDS encoding response regulator transcription factor codes for MNEPLTTSLLHRPDGTPVRVLVVDDEPDVTDVLSGVMTAEGWQVRTAADGASALATARDFRPDAVVLDWMLPDLDGLQVLRALRREAPRVCVLFLTARDAVEDRITGITAGGDDYVTKPYSLEEVLARLRGLLRRAGVTAEPGAHRLTVGDLSMDEEAREVRRGEVTVDLSRTEFELLRFLMRNPRRVLSKDQILDRVWAYDFGGRAHIVELYISYLRKKIDAGRAPMIHTVRGVGYVLKPGTP; via the coding sequence ATGAACGAGCCGCTTACGACATCCCTTCTGCACCGCCCCGACGGCACCCCCGTGCGAGTCCTTGTCGTCGACGACGAACCCGACGTCACGGACGTGCTGTCCGGGGTCATGACGGCGGAGGGCTGGCAGGTCCGTACGGCAGCGGACGGCGCGAGCGCGCTCGCGACGGCCCGTGATTTCCGGCCCGACGCAGTGGTCCTGGACTGGATGCTGCCCGATCTCGACGGCCTGCAGGTCCTGCGCGCGCTCAGACGCGAGGCGCCCCGTGTGTGCGTGCTGTTCCTGACCGCCCGTGATGCGGTCGAGGACCGCATCACGGGAATCACGGCAGGCGGAGACGACTACGTCACCAAGCCCTACAGCCTGGAAGAGGTCCTGGCAAGGTTGCGCGGGCTGCTCCGACGGGCGGGCGTGACCGCCGAGCCGGGAGCACACCGGCTGACGGTGGGGGACCTGAGCATGGATGAGGAGGCCAGGGAGGTCAGGCGTGGTGAGGTCACCGTCGACTTGTCCCGCACCGAGTTCGAACTCCTGCGTTTCCTCATGCGCAACCCACGCCGGGTGCTCTCCAAAGACCAGATCCTCGACCGGGTCTGGGCCTACGACTTCGGCGGCCGCGCCCACATCGTCGAGCTCTACATCAGCTACCTGCGCAAAAAGATCGACGCCGGACGCGCCCCCATGATCCACACCGTTCGCGGCGTCGGATACGTCCTCAAGCCGGGCACCCCATGA
- a CDS encoding IS630 family transposase (programmed frameshift) encodes MRYPQGGGLAAERQQFREELRLQAAGRFAKGEASSVIAKDLRVSVRSVQRWRQAWEEDGPRTLRSQGPASLPRLSEKQFAQLEAELAKGPAAHGWQDQRWTLSRIKTVIGRRFYLTYTIQGVRKLLVRNGWSRQVPARRAMERDDEAVRLGEGDLALRGRLAAACGAWLVFEDEAGFSMTPPQAKTWSQRGRTPAVRVRGRSHRRISIAAVTCYKPGHRSRPIYRPRRDDGNRDGRKSFSWRDYRDLLIAAHQQLGGPIVLVWDNLNVHKAADLRKWAAGQDWLTIYHLPPYAPDLNPVEGIWSLLRRGWLSNVAFSTPEHLVQTVRRGLRHIQHRGHLIDGCLTETGLTNRP; translated from the exons ATGCGGTATCCACAAGGGGGCGGGTTGGCCGCCGAACGGCAGCAGTTCCGCGAGGAGTTACGCCTCCAGGCGGCCGGGAGGTTCGCCAAGGGCGAGGCGAGCTCGGTGATCGCCAAGGATCTGCGGGTCAGTGTCCGCTCGGTGCAGCGATGGCGGCAGGCGTGGGAGGAGGACGGGCCGCGCACTCTGCGGTCGCAGGGACCTGCGTCGCTGCCGAGACTGAGCGAGAAGCAGTTCGCGCAACTGGAGGCGGAGCTGGCCAAGGGGCCGGCCGCGCACGGCTGGCAGGATCAGCGCTGGACCCTGAGCCGGATCAAGACCGTGATCGGCCGGCGCTTCTACCTGACCTACACCATTCAGGGTGTGCGCAAGCTGCTGGTGCGCAACGGCTGGTCCCGCCAGGTCCCCGCCCGCCGGGCCATGGAACGCGACGACGAGGCCGTG CGGCTGGGTGAAGGAGACCTGGCCCTGCGCGGAAGACTTGCGGCGGCCTGTGGAGCCTGGCTCGTCTTCGAGGACGAAGCCGGCTTCTCCATGACGCCGCCGCAGGCGAAGACCTGGTCACAGCGCGGTCGAACCCCGGCGGTACGGGTCCGCGGCCGCTCCCACAGACGCATCTCCATCGCAGCGGTGACCTGCTACAAACCCGGTCACCGCTCGAGGCCGATCTATCGACCCCGCCGCGACGACGGCAACCGCGACGGACGCAAGAGTTTCTCCTGGCGCGACTACCGCGACCTGCTCATCGCCGCACACCAGCAGCTCGGCGGCCCGATCGTGCTGGTCTGGGACAATCTCAACGTCCACAAGGCCGCCGACCTGCGGAAATGGGCGGCAGGCCAGGACTGGCTGACCATCTACCACCTGCCGCCCTACGCACCTGACCTCAACCCCGTCGAAGGCATCTGGTCGCTGCTGCGGCGCGGCTGGCTCTCCAACGTCGCCTTCAGCACCCCTGAACACCTCGTCCAGACCGTCCGACGCGGCCTCCGCCACATCCAGCACCGCGGCCACCTCATAGACGGCTGCCTCACCGAGACAGGACTGACCAACAGGCCCTGA
- a CDS encoding transposase yields MGSKYTKRYTAEFKRDAIALVDSTGKTVTAVARELGISSESLRGWYRQAKADRGEGAPGELTTAEREELKRLRRQNAEQAKTIEVLRKAAVFFAKESDR; encoded by the coding sequence GTGGGAAGCAAGTACACGAAGCGGTACACCGCGGAGTTCAAGAGGGACGCCATTGCGCTCGTCGACTCCACGGGCAAGACGGTCACCGCCGTCGCCCGGGAGCTCGGCATCAGCTCGGAGTCCCTGCGCGGCTGGTACCGCCAGGCCAAGGCCGACCGTGGCGAGGGCGCCCCGGGAGAACTCACGACCGCCGAGCGCGAGGAGCTCAAGCGCCTGCGTCGGCAGAACGCCGAGCAGGCCAAGACGATCGAGGTCCTGCGAAAAGCCGCGGTCTTCTTCGCGAAGGAGAGCGATCGGTGA
- a CDS encoding transposase family protein, translated as MEILADGGYQVLGAQTGGRVVTPPHRKFTKNPPEWYEEMHHRQRKAHSSRRIQVEHGISHLKNWRPLARHHGRREHMSDTIKAVAGLLSHQQVATIANGTRT; from the coding sequence GTGGAGATCCTGGCCGATGGCGGCTACCAGGTACTGGGTGCACAGACCGGCGGGCGCGTGGTGACGCCACCGCACCGCAAGTTCACAAAGAACCCGCCCGAGTGGTACGAGGAGATGCACCACCGGCAGCGCAAGGCACACTCTTCACGCCGCATCCAGGTCGAGCACGGCATCAGCCACCTGAAGAACTGGCGACCCCTCGCGCGGCACCACGGCCGCCGAGAACACATGAGCGACACCATCAAGGCCGTCGCCGGACTGCTCTCCCACCAGCAGGTTGCCACCATCGCCAACGGTACGCGAACGTGA
- a CDS encoding FMN-binding protein → MRRAVLATTGISALVIALLSLKPHHLPVVAGSPPSTPSSSPHTSPSTSPGASTGTGTFTGDPIDTQYGTVQVAATLSQGKITAVKVLQAPDSNGRDQQLAAYALPRLTQEALGTQSAHIDAVSGASYTSQGYIQSLQSALDQAHA, encoded by the coding sequence ATGCGCAGAGCCGTCCTCGCCACCACCGGGATCAGCGCCCTGGTCATCGCGCTGCTCTCCCTCAAACCCCACCATCTCCCCGTCGTCGCCGGCAGCCCGCCGTCAACGCCCTCGTCGTCTCCGCACACCTCCCCAAGCACTTCGCCGGGCGCATCCACAGGCACCGGAACGTTCACCGGCGATCCCATCGACACCCAGTACGGGACCGTGCAGGTCGCGGCGACTCTCTCCCAGGGGAAGATCACCGCGGTCAAGGTGCTTCAGGCCCCGGACAGCAACGGCCGCGACCAGCAGCTCGCCGCCTACGCCCTGCCCCGCCTCACCCAGGAAGCCCTTGGTACACAGAGCGCGCACATCGACGCCGTCTCCGGCGCCAGCTACACCAGCCAGGGCTACATCCAGTCCCTGCAGAGCGCACTGGATCAGGCCCATGCCTGA
- a CDS encoding FAD:protein FMN transferase, which yields MPDTATELRHVEHVMGTVFSFDIRDKPTPAIHDAVQGAVQLLHRVDAVFSTYRADSYISRLDRGEIRLGDCPPEVHEVLALCAQATRATDGWFSTTSGGILDPSGLVKGWATEAASLILHAAGAHNTCTNGGGDLQLRSRATTSSPWRVGIAHPLRPGELATVITADRTMAIATSGTAERGAHILDPHTGTPATEFAALTVIGPTLTMTDAYATAAFARGPGGRDWLETLDGYEAFAVMPNGRTWQTSGFSQYGA from the coding sequence ATGCCTGACACCGCAACCGAACTGCGTCACGTCGAGCACGTGATGGGCACGGTCTTCTCCTTCGATATCCGGGACAAGCCCACCCCGGCCATCCACGACGCCGTCCAGGGGGCCGTACAACTGCTCCACCGGGTCGACGCCGTGTTCTCCACCTACCGCGCCGACAGCTACATCAGCCGCCTCGACCGCGGCGAGATCCGGCTCGGCGACTGCCCGCCCGAAGTCCATGAAGTGCTGGCCCTCTGCGCACAGGCCACCCGTGCCACCGACGGCTGGTTCAGCACGACCTCGGGCGGCATCCTCGACCCCTCGGGGCTCGTGAAGGGCTGGGCCACCGAAGCCGCATCCCTTATTCTCCACGCTGCAGGCGCACACAACACCTGTACCAACGGCGGCGGTGACCTCCAGCTCCGCAGCCGAGCGACCACCAGCAGCCCCTGGCGCGTCGGCATCGCCCACCCACTGCGCCCAGGCGAACTGGCCACCGTCATCACCGCCGACCGCACCATGGCCATCGCCACCTCGGGCACCGCTGAACGAGGCGCCCACATCCTCGACCCGCACACCGGTACACCCGCCACGGAGTTCGCTGCCCTCACCGTCATAGGGCCCACACTGACCATGACCGACGCCTACGCCACCGCAGCCTTCGCCAGGGGCCCGGGCGGACGGGACTGGCTGGAAACCCTCGACGGCTACGAGGCATTCGCTGTCATGCCGAACGGCCGAACTTGGCAGACGTCCGGGTTCAGTCAATACGGAGCGTGA
- a CDS encoding sensor histidine kinase, whose protein sequence is MRRPLPRTLRVQLTAGLVTLLALACLAVGISTALALRGFLMGRLDEQLATSGGRFAASLEHEAEPDNDNPPDTRGQAESTFGARILHGTVTQAAVVDDAGDRPLRLTPGDRSALARLPVDGNGHSIRLSALGAYRVTALHGDDQDILITGLPLHPVEETVHRLEAVEAVLFGAALVVTGIAGALWVRLSLRPLQRVTARAVEVAGLPLASGEIAMPGPLPDTDPRTEVGQVGTALNHMLRHVEDALTRRQASEERLRHFAADASHELRTPVANIRGHAELALRHRGPVPGEVRHALERINGESQRMTRLVDDLLLLARLDAGRPLEHQPVDLTLLILNATDDARAAGPDHRWFLELPEEPVTVTGDAHRLQQAIGNLLANARTHTPPGTVVTVTVTTDTTGVCVSVSDNGPGIPEELQPEVFGRFVRADQARSRSTGSTGLGLAIVHAVITAHGGSATVTSRPGRTTFRLILPG, encoded by the coding sequence ATGAGGCGTCCGCTGCCCCGCACCCTGCGTGTCCAGCTCACCGCCGGCCTCGTCACCCTGCTCGCGCTCGCCTGCCTCGCCGTCGGAATCTCCACCGCCCTGGCCCTCCGAGGCTTCCTGATGGGACGCCTGGACGAACAACTCGCCACCTCGGGAGGCAGGTTCGCCGCCAGCCTGGAACACGAGGCCGAGCCCGACAACGACAACCCTCCCGACACCCGAGGCCAAGCCGAATCGACCTTCGGCGCACGGATCCTGCACGGCACCGTCACCCAGGCCGCCGTCGTCGATGACGCCGGCGACCGACCACTCCGGCTCACACCAGGGGACCGCAGTGCTCTGGCGAGGCTCCCCGTTGACGGAAACGGACACAGCATCCGCCTCTCTGCTCTGGGTGCCTACCGCGTCACGGCCCTCCACGGCGACGACCAGGACATCTTGATCACCGGCTTGCCCCTGCACCCGGTGGAGGAGACAGTGCACCGCCTGGAAGCGGTTGAAGCCGTGCTGTTCGGAGCGGCCCTCGTGGTCACCGGCATCGCCGGAGCCCTGTGGGTGCGGCTCTCTCTGCGTCCCCTCCAACGGGTGACCGCCAGAGCCGTGGAGGTCGCCGGACTACCGCTCGCCAGCGGCGAGATCGCCATGCCGGGACCGCTTCCGGACACAGACCCGCGCACCGAGGTCGGCCAGGTCGGCACGGCCCTCAACCACATGCTCCGCCACGTCGAGGACGCCCTCACCCGCCGCCAGGCAAGCGAGGAACGCCTTCGCCACTTCGCCGCCGACGCCAGCCACGAACTACGCACCCCTGTCGCCAACATTCGAGGCCACGCCGAACTCGCCCTGCGCCATCGCGGCCCGGTGCCCGGCGAAGTCCGACACGCTCTGGAGCGAATCAACGGCGAGTCTCAGCGCATGACACGCCTCGTCGACGACCTGCTCCTTCTCGCCCGTTTGGACGCCGGACGCCCCCTCGAACACCAGCCGGTCGACCTGACGCTGCTGATCCTGAACGCAACGGACGACGCACGCGCCGCCGGCCCCGACCACCGCTGGTTCCTCGAACTCCCCGAAGAGCCGGTCACCGTCACCGGTGACGCCCACCGGCTTCAGCAGGCCATCGGCAACCTCCTCGCCAACGCCCGCACCCACACACCCCCCGGCACCGTGGTGACAGTTACCGTCACCACCGACACCACCGGCGTCTGCGTGAGTGTCAGTGACAACGGGCCGGGAATTCCCGAAGAATTGCAACCCGAGGTGTTCGGACGCTTCGTCCGTGCTGACCAGGCACGATCCCGCAGTACCGGGAGCACGGGGCTGGGCCTGGCCATCGTCCATGCCGTTATCACCGCCCACGGGGGCAGCGCCACCGTAACCAGCAGGCCGGGACGCACCACCTTCCGGCTGATCCTTCCCGGCTGA
- a CDS encoding ferredoxin reductase family protein, with protein MASTLTTPPVSRGTRHRRPHRSPVPFLATLVIWAGAAGVLALWWSDTGSVIGPAGWLTGAGRITGLLAGYACAVLLALMARVPMLDHTIGTDRLARWHALGGRCTISLVLAHTLLIIWGYSLTSHTSVVSQTSTLVLHYPDLLKATAAFLLFLATGILSARAARRRMSYETWHYLHFATYLAVFLAFGHQLSNGADFVGNRPVQIAWYTLFLGVAALLAWYRFVAPVRRGLRHRMRVSAVRPEAPGVVSVHLTGEHLDELGGEPGQFLRWRFMARGLWWTANPYSLSAPAHPRHLRITVKTAGGHSAALAHLTPGTRVWAEGPYGAFTAKRRTTPKVLLLAGGVGITPLRTLFETLPGQVTLVYRARRPDDLALRDEIDAIAARRQATVHYLVDEPAGRPSPLTAPGLSALVPDLASHDVYVCGPPGMTQTAKSALREAGVPARRIHHESFAF; from the coding sequence ATGGCCAGCACCCTCACCACTCCCCCTGTGAGCCGCGGGACGCGCCACCGGCGTCCGCACCGCAGTCCTGTGCCGTTCCTCGCGACTTTGGTGATCTGGGCCGGCGCCGCAGGGGTGCTGGCGCTGTGGTGGAGCGACACAGGTTCGGTCATTGGGCCGGCGGGGTGGCTCACCGGGGCGGGACGCATCACAGGGCTCCTGGCCGGCTACGCCTGTGCGGTACTGCTTGCCCTGATGGCCCGCGTTCCCATGCTGGACCACACGATCGGCACCGATCGGCTCGCCCGCTGGCACGCACTGGGCGGGCGCTGCACCATCTCCCTGGTCCTCGCCCACACCCTGCTGATCATCTGGGGCTACTCCCTGACCTCACACACCAGCGTGGTCAGCCAGACCTCCACCCTCGTCCTGCACTACCCCGACCTCCTCAAAGCCACGGCGGCCTTCCTGCTCTTCCTGGCCACCGGGATCCTGTCGGCGCGCGCCGCGCGCCGCCGCATGAGCTACGAGACCTGGCACTACCTGCACTTCGCCACCTACCTCGCCGTCTTTCTCGCCTTCGGACATCAGCTCTCCAACGGAGCCGACTTCGTCGGCAACCGCCCCGTCCAGATCGCCTGGTACACGCTGTTCCTCGGCGTCGCCGCCCTTCTCGCCTGGTACCGGTTCGTCGCCCCCGTCCGGCGGGGACTGCGCCACCGGATGCGCGTCAGCGCGGTACGCCCCGAAGCACCGGGTGTGGTGTCCGTTCACCTCACTGGCGAACATCTGGACGAGTTGGGGGGTGAGCCGGGACAGTTCCTGCGCTGGCGCTTCATGGCCCGCGGTCTGTGGTGGACAGCGAACCCCTACTCCCTCTCTGCCCCCGCTCACCCCCGCCACCTGCGCATCACGGTCAAGACCGCAGGCGGGCACAGCGCCGCACTGGCCCACCTGACTCCGGGCACCCGGGTCTGGGCCGAGGGGCCCTACGGCGCCTTCACCGCCAAGCGGCGCACCACACCCAAGGTCCTGCTCCTGGCCGGCGGCGTCGGCATCACACCCCTGCGCACCCTCTTCGAGACGCTGCCGGGACAGGTAACCCTCGTCTACAGGGCCCGTCGGCCCGACGACCTCGCCCTGCGCGATGAAATCGACGCCATAGCCGCACGCCGACAGGCCACCGTGCACTACTTGGTCGACGAGCCCGCCGGACGCCCATCCCCTCTCACCGCCCCCGGGCTGAGCGCGCTGGTTCCGGACCTGGCCTCGCACGACGTCTATGTCTGCGGCCCGCCAGGTATGACACAGACCGCCAAGAGCGCCCTACGGGAAGCCGGGGTACCCGCACGACGCATCCACCACGAGTCTTTCGCGTTCTGA
- a CDS encoding PadR family transcriptional regulator produces the protein MEPGKASEKPSDRTPGRIESQLLKGVLEYCVLALMRDEAKYGVQLLHELEETGALATGQGTVYPLLSRLRREELVVTTWRESASGPPRRYYELSEAGHAALARFAAVWPGFRNAVDGLVIPGKGPGMRKEGRHLEDEDR, from the coding sequence ATGGAACCCGGCAAGGCAAGTGAAAAGCCGAGCGACCGGACCCCGGGCAGGATCGAGAGCCAGTTGCTCAAGGGCGTCCTGGAGTACTGCGTGCTCGCGCTCATGCGGGACGAGGCGAAGTACGGGGTCCAGCTGCTGCACGAACTGGAGGAGACGGGGGCGCTGGCGACGGGCCAGGGCACGGTCTATCCGCTGCTGTCGCGGCTGCGGCGGGAGGAACTCGTCGTCACCACCTGGCGCGAGTCGGCGTCCGGGCCACCGCGGCGCTACTACGAGCTGTCCGAGGCGGGTCATGCCGCCCTTGCCCGGTTCGCCGCCGTCTGGCCGGGGTTCCGGAACGCAGTCGACGGCCTCGTCATCCCGGGCAAGGGGCCCGGGATGCGTAAGGAAGGGCGCCACCTTGAAGACGAAGACCGATGA
- a CDS encoding DUF1700 domain-containing protein, giving the protein MKTKTDETLTREYLSAVERETSMLPAAARQELIADLGEHIAVALAERPGSVHEILREMGDPRAIAETARQELGGIPAAPATAPGRRRSPVWLPLALLVASEVLPYLENIVLSLLSIAAMIAAVVIVCRARYWTAAQKGTGLALTVIVPVLAKIVWYVSPVPHHGSSAEPVARWTLITVVFLLTLAGTGWLWRNRRR; this is encoded by the coding sequence TTGAAGACGAAGACCGATGAAACGCTGACGCGTGAGTACTTGTCGGCAGTCGAACGCGAGACGTCGATGCTGCCGGCCGCTGCTCGTCAGGAGCTCATCGCCGACCTCGGTGAACACATCGCGGTCGCGCTCGCCGAACGGCCCGGCAGCGTGCACGAAATCCTGCGCGAGATGGGCGATCCGCGCGCGATAGCAGAGACCGCCCGCCAGGAACTCGGCGGGATCCCGGCCGCACCGGCCACGGCCCCCGGTCGCCGCCGCTCCCCGGTATGGCTGCCGCTTGCCCTTCTGGTGGCGAGCGAGGTGCTGCCGTACCTCGAGAACATCGTCCTCTCCTTGCTCAGCATCGCCGCCATGATTGCCGCGGTCGTGATCGTGTGCCGGGCCCGCTACTGGACGGCGGCCCAGAAAGGGACCGGACTGGCCCTGACCGTCATCGTCCCGGTCCTCGCGAAAATCGTGTGGTACGTCTCCCCGGTTCCCCACCACGGCAGTTCTGCGGAACCCGTGGCGCGCTGGACGCTCATCACCGTGGTTTTCCTTCTGACGCTGGCCGGCACCGGATGGCTGTGGCGGAACCGCCGCCGCTGA
- a CDS encoding helix-turn-helix domain-containing protein, with product MPTSRPRRRTVGAGAKHKLVFVDRLLATLAHLRHGATHDMLACWFGGDRSTITRAI from the coding sequence GTGCCGACGTCACGACCCCGCCGCCGGACCGTCGGTGCCGGGGCCAAGCACAAGCTCGTCTTCGTCGACCGACTGTTGGCCACGCTGGCGCACCTCCGTCATGGCGCCACGCACGACATGCTGGCCTGCTGGTTCGGTGGCGATCGCTCCACCATTACGCGTGCGATCTGA
- a CDS encoding MFS transporter, whose translation MSTATTTSIDSPSLPARSPLVSWLAVISVMLGIFSIITTEILPIGLLTSIGSSFTISDGMAGLMMTMPGFLAAVSAPVVTVATGRIDRRLMLGTLILLLALANFLAAVAPSYWLVLFSRVLVGVTIGGFWSIGAGLASRLVPAESVGRATAVIFSAVPLGSVLGVPLGTLIGDIAGWRTTFLTMGILTLCVFAMLLLVVPPLPTDEPTRLSALTGMLRSVNTRFALVMTFLVVLAHFGAYTYVTPFLEQVTHVSAGLITVYLLVYGVAGIAGNFLGGSAVARYPMGTFAAAALMIAGATVLLPVLGKDDLGAVALLVLWGVAYGAVPVCSQTWFAKASPNSPEASSVLFTASFQATISIGALVGGVVVDHSAPSLVMTLAGTTAALMVLVAWSHGARKIPLPDPAKP comes from the coding sequence ATGTCCACAGCAACCACCACTTCCATCGACTCACCTTCACTGCCGGCTCGATCACCATTGGTATCGTGGCTGGCGGTGATTTCGGTGATGTTGGGGATCTTCTCGATCATCACCACCGAGATCCTGCCGATCGGCCTTTTGACGTCGATTGGCTCGAGTTTCACAATTTCCGACGGAATGGCTGGTCTGATGATGACCATGCCTGGTTTCCTGGCCGCGGTATCGGCGCCCGTGGTAACTGTCGCCACGGGGCGCATCGATCGTCGGCTCATGCTGGGTACTCTAATTCTGCTGCTCGCATTGGCGAATTTCCTGGCCGCGGTTGCGCCGAGCTACTGGCTGGTCCTATTCTCACGTGTATTGGTCGGGGTCACCATCGGTGGTTTCTGGTCCATCGGCGCGGGGCTGGCAAGCCGGCTGGTACCTGCCGAATCGGTCGGCCGGGCGACAGCCGTGATTTTCTCCGCGGTGCCTCTCGGGTCCGTGCTCGGAGTCCCGCTGGGTACGCTCATCGGAGACATTGCGGGATGGCGTACCACGTTTCTTACCATGGGAATTCTGACCCTCTGTGTCTTCGCCATGTTGCTCCTGGTGGTCCCGCCGCTGCCGACCGATGAGCCGACTCGTCTGAGTGCGCTCACGGGCATGCTCAGGAGTGTCAATACTCGGTTCGCCCTGGTGATGACGTTCCTAGTAGTGCTCGCCCACTTCGGTGCCTACACCTATGTCACACCGTTCCTGGAGCAGGTGACTCATGTGAGCGCCGGGCTCATCACGGTCTATCTGCTCGTGTACGGAGTTGCAGGAATTGCCGGGAACTTCCTGGGCGGATCGGCTGTGGCACGGTATCCGATGGGCACCTTCGCAGCCGCCGCCCTGATGATCGCCGGCGCGACTGTGCTGCTCCCGGTGCTCGGCAAAGATGATCTCGGCGCCGTGGCCCTGCTGGTTTTGTGGGGTGTTGCCTACGGTGCCGTGCCTGTCTGCTCGCAGACCTGGTTCGCCAAGGCCTCACCCAATTCACCCGAAGCCTCATCCGTGCTCTTCACGGCCTCGTTCCAGGCCACCATTTCCATCGGGGCGCTGGTCGGAGGCGTCGTGGTTGACCACTCCGCCCCATCCTTGGTCATGACGCTCGCTGGCACAACCGCTGCCCTGATGGTGCTGGTCGCCTGGTCCCACGGCGCCCGGAAGATCCCGTTGCCTGACCCGGCCAAGCCATAA